The Rhodospirillales bacterium genome has a window encoding:
- a CDS encoding RsmB/NOP family class I SAM-dependent RNA methyltransferase translates to MTPGARLQAAIEVLDQAFAAPLPPDAILDAYFRRRRYAGSADRRAVRARVFGVLRRRARLTWHVARANPRAQQSTSPSPRALALADAIVGDGLAADEAMALFGSSVHAPAALSDEERRAALALVGRPLDDPAMPDGVRFEYPQWLDKSLRAAFGGDLARDMAALNAPAPLDLRVNALKTTREDARAALAAEKIAAVPTPLAPSGLRVEGHPRVQNSRAFKQGLIEVQDEGSQLVAALVGARPGMTIIDYCAGAGGKTLALAAAMGEGGRIRGRLIACDSSAERLERMNERLARAGAENVERLVVADDAIAPPAGLANAADRVLIDAPCSGSGAWRRDPLAKWRLDAARLAELVRLQQNILRAAAVLVRPGGRLIYATCSVLPEENETQVASFLEHNRDFRALPVAGVWEETLGGRAPTGNQFLRLTPARHGTDGFFVAVLERGPSPR, encoded by the coding sequence ATGACTCCCGGCGCGCGCCTGCAGGCGGCGATCGAGGTTCTCGACCAGGCGTTCGCCGCGCCCCTTCCCCCCGACGCGATTCTCGACGCTTATTTCCGCCGCCGCCGCTACGCCGGTTCGGCCGACCGGCGCGCGGTGCGCGCGCGCGTGTTCGGCGTGCTGCGGCGCCGCGCGCGGCTGACCTGGCATGTCGCGCGGGCGAATCCCCGCGCGCAGCAATCGACATCCCCTTCGCCCCGCGCGCTTGCGCTCGCCGATGCGATCGTGGGCGACGGCCTCGCGGCGGATGAAGCGATGGCCCTGTTCGGTTCTTCGGTTCACGCGCCCGCGGCCCTTTCGGACGAAGAACGCCGCGCGGCTCTCGCCCTCGTCGGCCGTCCCCTCGACGATCCCGCCATGCCCGACGGGGTGCGCTTCGAATACCCGCAATGGCTCGACAAATCGCTGCGCGCCGCCTTCGGCGGCGACCTCGCGCGCGACATGGCCGCGCTCAACGCGCCCGCCCCCCTCGATCTTCGCGTCAACGCCCTCAAGACGACGCGCGAGGACGCGCGCGCGGCGCTCGCCGCCGAAAAGATCGCCGCCGTCCCGACGCCGCTCGCGCCTTCAGGCCTCCGCGTCGAAGGCCATCCGCGAGTCCAAAATTCGCGCGCCTTCAAACAAGGCCTGATCGAGGTCCAGGACGAAGGCTCGCAACTGGTCGCGGCCTTGGTCGGCGCGCGGCCTGGGATGACGATAATCGACTATTGCGCCGGCGCGGGCGGCAAGACGCTGGCGCTCGCCGCCGCCATGGGTGAAGGGGGCCGTATCCGGGGCCGCCTGATCGCCTGCGATTCCTCGGCCGAACGGCTCGAACGCATGAACGAACGCCTCGCCCGCGCGGGCGCGGAAAACGTCGAACGCCTCGTTGTCGCCGACGACGCTATTGCCCCACCCGCCGGTCTCGCGAACGCCGCCGACCGGGTGCTCATCGACGCGCCGTGCTCGGGCTCCGGCGCGTGGCGGCGCGATCCGCTCGCCAAATGGCGGCTCGACGCCGCGCGGCTCGCGGAACTCGTCCGCCTCCAGCAAAATATCCTGCGGGCCGCCGCCGTTCTGGTCCGGCCCGGCGGACGGCTTATCTACGCCACCTGCTCGGTCCTGCCCGAGGAGAACGAGACGCAGGTCGCGTCGTTTCTCGAACATAATCGGGATTTCCGGGCGCTCCCCGTCGCCGGGGTCTGGGAAGAAACCTTGGGGGGCCGAGCGCCGAC